In the genome of Bacteroidota bacterium, the window CATGTACGCATTATCAGCGGCAATCCGCTTACAGGTACCAAAGTGAGTAGAGATGGATTTATCGGCACATTTCAAAATTCAATTTCTGTCATCGAAGAAGGAGACGAACCCGAATTCTTTGGTTGGCTATGCCCTACATACAAAAGACCTTCTCTCTCAAGAACTTTTACCTCATTCATGCATCCTCAAGAGGAGTACCAAGTCAATACCAATATGCACGGAGAAGCGAGAGCATTTGTAATGTCGGGGGAATATGACAAAGTGTTACCCATGGATGTATTGCCATTACAATTTTTTAAAGCATGTTACACATTTGACTTAAACAATATGGAGGGATTGGGCATTTACGAAGTTGTTGAAGAAGATATTGCACTTTGCGAATTTATTTGCACTTCCAAAATGCCTTTGCAACAAATATTAAGAGAAGCCATTAATTATTTAGAAAAAGAGTCTTAAAGACAATGAAAGAGTTTTTTAGAAAAAAATTAGACATAACCCGTCCCTATTTTCAGAAAGGAGGCAAGTTCGAAAAACTTCGCTCCACATACGATGCATTTGCTACTTTTATGTTTGTACCGGGACACACAACAAGTTCAGGTACTCATATTAAAGACGGAATAGACTTAAAAAGAACAATGATGACGGTTATCATTGCTTTAATTCCTGCTTTGTTATTTGGTATGTGGAATGTGGGGCTGCAACATTATCGTGCGACAGGTGAGGAAGCTACGTTTATGATGCAATTCAACTATGGCATCATGAAAGTATTGCCCATTATTGTGGTTTCTTATGTAGTGGGTTTAGGAATAGAGTTTTTGTTTGCCCAACTCAGAGGTCATGATGTCAATGAAGGTTATTTAGTAACGGGTATGTTAATTCCTTTGATTATGCCTCCCACCATTCCATTGTGGATGGTTGCAGTGGGTTCAGCTTTTTGTGTTATTATCGGAAAAGAAGTATTTGGTGGTACAGGGATGAATGTATTAAACCCTGCACTCACTGCCCGCGCATTTTTATTCTTTGCATATCCCGTATCTATGTCCGGAGATATATGGATTGCAGGCAGACCCGATGCCTACTCAGGAGCTACGGTCTTAGCTGACTTGGCATCATCTACCCCGGCAACATATTCAACATGGGATATCTTCTTAGGCACTATTCCCGGTTCAATTGGAGAAACTTCAACACTGGCATGTTTGATTGGAGCAGTCATTTTGGGAATTACCGGTATTGGAAGTTGGAAAATTATGCTATCAGTTTTTGCCGGAGGTTTCTTCATGGGAACATTGATGAATTTGATTCCCGGTGGAAATGCATTTATGCAGCTCCCTGCTTGGGAACACTTAATTATAGGTGGTTTTGCATTTGGCGCTATTTTCATGGCTACCGACCCTGTAAGCGCATCTCAGACCGAACAAGGCAAAATTATTTATGGATTGCTAATTGGAATTCTGACTATCATGATAAGGGCTTGGAACCCTGCATACCCCGAGGGAATGATGCTTTCCATTCTATTGATGAATGTGTTCGCCCCACTGATTGACCACTATGTTGTTGAAGCTAATATTAAAAGGAGATTAAGCCGTGTCAAAGCATAATAATTCATACATACTTGTTTTTATGATAACGCTGTCTGTATTTTCAGCTGTTATTCTTGCTTTCATTTCTGAAAGCTTAAAACCCGCTCAAATTGCAAATATTGAGTTAGAAAAGAAAAAATCCATTTTGGGTACTTTTATTGATGTTTCCAAAATGTCAAAAGAAGAAATCAATGCCCTTTATGCAAAAAAAGTAAAAACCGTTGTAGTGTCTTTTGATGCTCAAAAACTTGATATAGACGAAGCCAGTATCAAAGTTTCTGATGAGTATCGCAAGGATTTAAAAGACCGGAAGCTTCCTGTTTATGAAATCTTTAATGACAAAGGAGAAATAGAATATTCCGTTTTGCCATTTTTCGGGCATGGTTTATACGATAATATCTGGGGATATATAGCAGTTGAACCTGACATGAAAACTATCAAAGGTGTGGTATTGGATAACAAAGGGGAAACGCCCGGATTGGGAGCACGCATGTCCGAAAAGCAAATTGCAGACCGTTATCAAGGCAAAACCATTCGAGATGACATGGGCAATATTGTAACAATCGTAATGCAAAAAGGCGAAAAAGGCGGTGGAGAAGCAAGTATTAAAGCCTATGAGAATGACTCTCATAAGGTTGATGGGCTCTCAGGAGCAACCAATACAGGAAAAGGAATCAACAAGATGTTTGAAGAATATCTTCAGGCATATTCAGGTT includes:
- a CDS encoding NADH:ubiquinone reductase (Na(+)-transporting) subunit B, translated to MKEFFRKKLDITRPYFQKGGKFEKLRSTYDAFATFMFVPGHTTSSGTHIKDGIDLKRTMMTVIIALIPALLFGMWNVGLQHYRATGEEATFMMQFNYGIMKVLPIIVVSYVVGLGIEFLFAQLRGHDVNEGYLVTGMLIPLIMPPTIPLWMVAVGSAFCVIIGKEVFGGTGMNVLNPALTARAFLFFAYPVSMSGDIWIAGRPDAYSGATVLADLASSTPATYSTWDIFLGTIPGSIGETSTLACLIGAVILGITGIGSWKIMLSVFAGGFFMGTLMNLIPGGNAFMQLPAWEHLIIGGFAFGAIFMATDPVSASQTEQGKIIYGLLIGILTIMIRAWNPAYPEGMMLSILLMNVFAPLIDHYVVEANIKRRLSRVKA
- the nqrC gene encoding NADH:ubiquinone reductase (Na(+)-transporting) subunit C; this translates as MSKHNNSYILVFMITLSVFSAVILAFISESLKPAQIANIELEKKKSILGTFIDVSKMSKEEINALYAKKVKTVVVSFDAQKLDIDEASIKVSDEYRKDLKDRKLPVYEIFNDKGEIEYSVLPFFGHGLYDNIWGYIAVEPDMKTIKGVVLDNKGETPGLGARMSEKQIADRYQGKTIRDDMGNIVTIVMQKGEKGGGEASIKAYENDSHKVDGLSGATNTGKGINKMFEEYLQAYSGYLNSKLTK